A window of Campylobacter cuniculorum DSM 23162 = LMG 24588 contains these coding sequences:
- the thrB gene encoding homoserine kinase: MKILVPATSANLGPGFDCLGLSLGLFNEIEIYKSNVSSLSVSGEGSDNIHLKKNNIFIQIFNEIYQKLSGQKNHFRFIFKNNIPLSRGLGSSSATIVGAIVGAYAMSGFKIEKEKILNEALNYETHPDNIAPAILGGFVCSIVEENKVYSIKKDIDENLRAIIVIPDAIMNTEQSREALPANLSLSDCVFNLSHSSFLTACFLEKKYELLALASKDKLHQMQRMKNLPELFEVQKFALENKALMSTLSGSGSSFFSLVYKENVNFFIQKMTQKFSNFRIECLEFDNKGFEIC, encoded by the coding sequence TTGAAAATTTTAGTTCCCGCTACGAGTGCGAATTTAGGACCGGGTTTTGATTGTTTGGGATTGAGTCTTGGACTTTTTAATGAAATAGAAATTTACAAATCAAATGTTTCAAGCCTTAGTGTGAGCGGAGAAGGAAGTGATAATATCCATTTGAAAAAGAACAATATTTTTATCCAAATTTTTAATGAAATTTATCAAAAATTAAGCGGACAAAAAAATCATTTTCGCTTTATTTTTAAAAACAATATTCCCTTATCGCGTGGGCTTGGCAGTTCTTCTGCAACAATTGTAGGTGCGATTGTAGGTGCTTATGCGATGAGCGGTTTTAAGATAGAAAAGGAAAAAATTTTAAATGAGGCTTTAAACTATGAAACTCATCCGGATAATATCGCTCCTGCCATTCTTGGAGGTTTTGTATGTTCAATTGTTGAAGAAAATAAGGTTTATAGTATTAAAAAAGACATTGATGAGAATTTAAGAGCCATTATCGTCATACCAGATGCTATAATGAATACAGAGCAGAGCAGAGAGGCTTTACCTGCAAATTTAAGCTTGAGTGATTGCGTGTTTAATCTCTCTCATTCTTCTTTTTTAACAGCCTGTTTTTTAGAAAAAAAATACGAGCTTTTAGCTCTTGCAAGTAAGGATAAATTGCATCAAATGCAAAGAATGAAAAATTTACCCGAGCTTTTTGAAGTGCAAAAATTTGCTTTGGAAAATAAAGCTTTAATGAGTACGCTTTCAGGGTCAGGTTCAAGCTTTTTTTCTTTGGTTTATAAAGAAAATGTTAATTTTTTTATACAAAAAATGACACAAAAATTCAGCAATTTTCGCATAGAATGTTTAGAATTTGATAATAAAGGTTTTGAAATTTGTTGA
- a CDS encoding class I SAM-dependent methyltransferase gives MDNQKALEYWKNLSKTPDLTQESVKVNKINNHYKEDANFILRFTDKNTDILDLGAGSGGALNLYYNKINFVLAVEKFKEFSNLIVRADNVAIINADIKDFDTNKKFDLVLLFGVMQFFNEQESKQIYTKCKKFLQKEGGGNPNY, from the coding sequence ATGGATAATCAAAAAGCGTTAGAGTATTGGAAAAATCTCTCCAAAACTCCGGATTTAACTCAAGAGAGTGTTAAGGTTAATAAAATCAACAACCACTACAAAGAAGATGCAAATTTCATCCTGCGTTTTACGGATAAAAATACAGATATTTTGGACCTTGGAGCAGGGAGCGGAGGGGCTTTAAATTTGTATTATAATAAAATCAATTTTGTTTTAGCAGTAGAAAAATTCAAAGAATTTTCAAATCTCATTGTCCGTGCGGATAATGTTGCAATCATCAATGCAGATATAAAAGATTTTGATACGAATAAAAAATTTGATCTTGTATTGCTTTTTGGTGTGATGCAATTTTTCAATGAGCAAGAAAGCAAACAAATTTATACAAAATGTAAGAAATTCTTACAAAAAGAGGGGGGGGGGAATCCAAATTACTGA
- a CDS encoding glycoprotease — MLGIYEGEKLIKSYESEEKADEFVPKILQILLKEFEFSRLIYANGPGSFMGIKISYVSLKTLSLVKNIPLFAVSAFELNGFKPISANKNLCFIYKNGEIVLEKNTPAKFFLPQNLQELNLKNDNLPFYFLDAVIG; from the coding sequence ATGCTTGGAATTTATGAAGGTGAGAAACTCATAAAAAGTTATGAGAGTGAAGAAAAAGCTGATGAATTTGTGCCAAAAATTCTACAAATTTTACTCAAAGAATTTGAATTTTCGCGTTTGATTTATGCTAATGGACCGGGTTCTTTTATGGGGATTAAAATTTCTTATGTGAGTTTAAAAACCTTAAGTTTGGTTAAAAATATCCCTTTATTTGCGGTAAGTGCATTTGAGCTTAATGGCTTTAAGCCTATCAGTGCGAATAAAAATTTATGCTTTATTTATAAAAATGGAGAGATTGTTTTAGAAAAAAACACTCCCGCTAAGTTTTTTTTGCCCCAAAATTTACAAGAACTTAATCTAAAAAATGATAATCTACCCTTTTATTTTTTAGATGCAGTTATAGGATAA
- the infB gene encoding translation initiation factor IF-2, protein MAKIRIYEIANEAGYSSKEILEKVKELGLDIKSASSAVEEEIAGAIYEYIQSGKIPEVFQKNSKSNSAKKSTKTPKKDKEDKKEEKTKTKKNQNSKNTQSKTEKESKKINASESKQENQIPSKIISETKKEENKQESLKQESVKEEPVKEIKTPSIASATLAKRRGLVIVKKKKDIEREELNQKEEVKTSQNKEQLSLSMIFSNVDENLKKKKKEKKSAPAVKKESTQKMDFLSNHDFADISLDNENEVVLPDFSVKEQIKPVNTLKKPPQILRQSLGNSFNFNEGSIQRRSRKKPPKRVEKKENEAITSVSIPKEIRVYEFADKIGKNTSEVISKLFMLGLMTTKNDFLDEEAIEILADEFGIEIQTIDEADAFDYVKDYQSAENEKDLLARAPVITIMGHVDHGKTSLLDYIRKSRIASAEAGGITQHVGAYMVEKNHRKITFIDTPGHEAFTAMRARGASITDIAIIVVAADDGVKPQTKEAINHAKAANVPIIIAINKIDKEGANPDMVKTQLSEMDIIPVEWGGSYEFLPVSAKTGEGIEDLLETLLLQADILELKANPKNFAKASVIESSVQKGRGAVATIIVQNGTLKIGSIVVAGVAYGKIRAMSDDQGKALKEIKPGECGVIVGLSEVAEAGEILIAVKTDKEAREYAAKRYEYNRQKELSKSTKVSIDELGAKIKEGNLKALPIILKADVQGSLEALKASLEKLRNDEIKVNIIHSGVGGITQSDIELASASENSIVLGFNIRPTGEIKEKARDKGVEIKTYNVIYNLIDDVKALLSGMMSPIVSEEQLGQAEIRQIISVPKIGQIAGCIVSEGVINRGAKIRLIREGVVIFEGNVSSLKRFKDDVREVAKGYECGVGIEGCEDMRVGDYIESYKEIEKSAEL, encoded by the coding sequence ATGGCAAAGATTAGAATTTATGAGATTGCAAACGAGGCAGGATACTCAAGCAAAGAAATTTTGGAAAAAGTTAAAGAATTAGGTCTGGATATAAAATCCGCCTCTAGTGCTGTCGAAGAAGAAATCGCAGGTGCAATTTATGAGTACATACAAAGTGGAAAAATTCCCGAAGTTTTTCAAAAAAATTCAAAGTCAAATTCTGCTAAAAAATCCACAAAAACACCAAAAAAAGATAAAGAAGACAAAAAAGAAGAAAAGACAAAAACCAAAAAGAACCAAAATTCTAAAAACACTCAAAGTAAAACTGAAAAAGAAAGTAAAAAAATAAATGCGTCTGAATCAAAACAAGAAAATCAAATCCCCTCAAAAATAATCAGCGAAACAAAAAAAGAAGAAAATAAACAAGAGTCCTTAAAACAAGAATCCGTTAAGGAAGAGCCTGTCAAAGAAATCAAAACTCCGAGCATAGCAAGTGCAACTTTAGCAAAAAGACGCGGACTTGTGATTGTTAAGAAAAAAAAAGACATTGAAAGAGAGGAGCTCAATCAAAAAGAAGAGGTCAAAACGTCTCAAAACAAAGAACAATTAAGCTTATCGATGATTTTTTCAAATGTTGATGAAAATTTAAAGAAAAAGAAAAAAGAAAAAAAATCCGCTCCTGCTGTGAAAAAAGAAAGCACTCAAAAAATGGATTTTTTAAGCAATCACGATTTTGCCGATATTTCTTTGGATAATGAAAATGAAGTCGTTTTACCTGATTTTAGTGTTAAAGAACAGATTAAACCGGTCAATACTCTTAAAAAACCGCCTCAAATTCTGCGTCAATCTTTAGGAAATTCTTTCAATTTCAATGAGGGTAGCATACAAAGAAGAAGCCGTAAAAAACCGCCTAAAAGAGTAGAAAAAAAGGAAAATGAAGCCATAACAAGCGTGTCCATTCCTAAAGAAATTCGTGTCTATGAATTTGCGGATAAGATTGGAAAAAACACAAGTGAAGTGATTTCAAAGCTTTTTATGCTGGGTTTAATGACAACAAAAAATGATTTTTTAGATGAAGAAGCCATTGAAATTTTAGCAGATGAATTTGGCATAGAAATTCAAACCATCGATGAAGCAGATGCATTTGATTATGTCAAAGATTATCAGAGTGCTGAAAATGAAAAAGATTTACTTGCTAGAGCACCGGTGATTACGATTATGGGACATGTTGATCATGGTAAAACTTCTTTGCTTGATTATATACGAAAAAGTCGCATTGCAAGTGCAGAAGCAGGAGGAATCACACAGCATGTCGGTGCTTATATGGTGGAAAAAAATCACCGCAAAATTACTTTTATAGATACACCCGGACACGAAGCTTTTACAGCAATGCGTGCAAGGGGAGCAAGCATTACTGATATAGCGATTATCGTCGTTGCAGCCGATGATGGAGTAAAACCTCAAACCAAAGAAGCCATCAATCACGCAAAGGCGGCTAATGTTCCTATCATCATTGCGATTAATAAAATCGATAAAGAAGGAGCTAATCCGGATATGGTGAAAACCCAACTTTCTGAAATGGATATTATTCCGGTAGAATGGGGAGGTTCTTATGAATTTTTACCCGTTTCTGCAAAAACAGGAGAGGGCATTGAAGATTTGCTTGAAACTCTGCTTTTACAAGCCGATATTTTGGAGCTTAAAGCCAATCCAAAAAATTTTGCAAAAGCGAGCGTGATTGAGAGTTCTGTGCAAAAAGGACGCGGTGCGGTGGCAACGATTATCGTGCAAAATGGGACATTAAAGATAGGAAGCATTGTTGTTGCAGGTGTGGCTTATGGTAAAATTCGTGCAATGAGTGATGATCAAGGAAAAGCTTTAAAAGAGATTAAACCCGGAGAATGCGGAGTTATAGTAGGACTTAGCGAAGTTGCTGAAGCAGGTGAAATTCTCATTGCTGTAAAAACCGATAAAGAGGCAAGAGAATATGCTGCTAAACGTTATGAATACAACCGACAAAAAGAATTGAGCAAATCGACCAAAGTAAGCATTGATGAGCTTGGAGCTAAAATCAAAGAAGGCAATCTCAAAGCCCTTCCTATAATACTTAAAGCCGATGTGCAAGGTTCTTTAGAGGCCTTAAAAGCAAGTTTAGAAAAACTTAGGAATGATGAGATTAAAGTCAATATCATTCACAGCGGAGTGGGTGGAATCACTCAAAGCGATATTGAGCTTGCAAGTGCAAGTGAAAATTCCATAGTTCTGGGTTTTAATATACGTCCAACTGGAGAGATTAAAGAAAAAGCAAGAGATAAAGGCGTGGAGATTAAGACTTATAATGTGATTTATAATCTCATTGATGATGTGAAAGCCTTGCTTAGTGGTATGATGAGTCCTATTGTTTCTGAAGAGCAATTAGGACAAGCTGAAATTAGGCAAATTATATCAGTGCCGAAAATAGGGCAAATTGCTGGATGTATAGTCAGCGAGGGCGTGATTAATCGCGGAGCTAAAATTCGACTCATTCGTGAGGGAGTTGTTATTTTTGAAGGCAATGTAAGCTCACTCAAACGTTTTAAAGATGATGTCAGAGAGGTTGCTAAGGGTTATGAATGCGGAGTTGGTATTGAGGGTTGTGAGGATATGCGTGTGGGAGATTATATAGAAAGTTACAAAGAGATTGAAAAAAGTGCAGAGCTTTAA
- a CDS encoding DUF2972 domain-containing protein translates to MLCKKHLSFLLGNAFIKAHKQIFTGGYFRLYSFINEARKEYNEFSNLKLKLRAFENPIIIENFSLHTLKFIFENLEKINQWLDSDLFEKEFSHFQRKPLINPHQCDYKNIPALCAWELNLPLPPLYDLILISGSRSGHNAILNFFEQCEAKRAKDHLPIDLKIIYTHFYDFLLDSNHTNFFKILPFIQYAGSKYSIKEYKSYCEFFIHKSPCLVQVRDPFIKLLLANNRWNKPNAVYRFTLKDDLNAILDRIYYAWSGQNSLENALNYLCSLEFLRQASAIKGLNCISDIHFVDTDNELMPNNAFETMKKLALKYKLNPPKDRDFFEGLIEENLFALLPLTLSLNYQDVLTYLNKEDLQALPKYRNSWDKTKFKVDLLITAYQFMKLSKNQRDYIDISEQILGQKNWLYEGSDIRIYANKNEYKCYFDELLCEAAKKYFKYFQKELMKRNEIEKAKRFSIEDILEYLNQNSILKFKLKTILDQELESIKKMRPDIVDTWIYYKKFEKSFNRE, encoded by the coding sequence TTGCTTTGTAAAAAACATTTATCTTTTTTACTTGGAAATGCTTTTATCAAAGCTCATAAACAAATTTTCACAGGGGGTTATTTTAGGCTTTATTCTTTTATCAATGAAGCAAGAAAAGAATACAATGAATTTTCAAATCTTAAACTCAAGCTTAGAGCTTTTGAAAATCCCATAATAATTGAAAATTTTAGTCTTCATACCTTAAAATTTATCTTTGAAAATTTAGAAAAAATCAATCAATGGCTTGATTCTGATTTATTTGAAAAAGAATTCTCTCATTTTCAAAGAAAACCTTTAATCAATCCTCATCAATGTGATTATAAAAACATTCCGGCTCTATGTGCTTGGGAATTAAACCTGCCTTTGCCACCGCTTTATGATTTGATTTTGATTTCAGGGAGTCGAAGTGGGCATAATGCCATTTTAAATTTTTTTGAACAATGTGAAGCAAAAAGAGCAAAGGATCACTTGCCTATAGATTTAAAAATCATTTACACTCATTTTTATGATTTTTTACTCGATTCTAATCATACAAATTTTTTCAAAATTCTTCCATTTATACAATATGCAGGTTCAAAATATTCCATTAAAGAATATAAAAGTTATTGTGAATTTTTTATCCACAAAAGTCCTTGCTTGGTGCAAGTAAGAGACCCTTTTATAAAGCTTTTGCTTGCTAATAACCGCTGGAATAAACCTAATGCTGTCTATCGCTTTACTTTAAAAGATGATTTAAATGCTATTTTAGATAGAATTTATTATGCATGGAGTGGGCAAAATAGTCTTGAAAACGCTTTAAACTATCTTTGTTCTTTAGAATTTTTAAGACAAGCTTCTGCGATTAAGGGTTTAAATTGCATCAGTGATATTCATTTTGTTGATACAGACAATGAACTTATGCCAAATAACGCCTTTGAAACTATGAAAAAACTTGCTTTAAAATATAAGCTTAATCCACCAAAAGATAGGGATTTTTTTGAAGGATTGATAGAAGAAAATCTTTTTGCTTTACTTCCTCTTACTCTAAGTCTTAATTATCAAGATGTTTTAACCTATCTTAATAAAGAGGATTTACAAGCTCTTCCAAAATACAGAAACAGCTGGGATAAAACAAAATTTAAAGTGGATCTTCTCATCACTGCTTATCAATTTATGAAACTTAGTAAAAATCAAAGGGATTATATCGATATCAGTGAGCAAATTTTAGGACAAAAGAATTGGTTGTATGAAGGAAGTGATATAAGAATTTATGCAAACAAAAATGAATATAAATGTTATTTTGATGAGCTTTTATGCGAAGCAGCAAAAAAATATTTCAAATATTTTCAAAAAGAATTGATGAAAAGAAATGAAATAGAAAAGGCAAAAAGATTTAGCATAGAGGATATTTTAGAATATTTAAATCAAAATTCTATTTTAAAATTTAAGTTAAAAACCATCTTAGACCAAGAATTAGAAAGCATTAAAAAAATGCGTCCGGATATAGTGGATACTTGGATTTATTATAAAAAATTTGAGAAAAGCTTTAATAGGGAGTGA
- the lpxC gene encoding UDP-3-O-acyl-N-acetylglucosamine deacetylase codes for MKQITLAKAVKGVGIGLHKGEPIEIMLEPLEANSGIVFFRKDLNISYKAEPNNVINTQMATVIGDNRGYVSTIEHLMSAINAYGIDNIRIVLNANEAPVMDGSSISFCMMLDEAGIKELDAPKKIIVIKKAIEVKEGHKFVKLIPSKIPKINYTIKFDNAVIGEQNYCFEFSKKNYIEEIARARTFGFLKDVKALRAMNLGLGGSLENTIVIDDNRILNPEGLRFKDEFVRHKILDAIGDLTLLGSRVFGDYISYAGSHHLNHLLTKALLEDKDAYEVVTLSKNYEKAYEKVFA; via the coding sequence ATGAAACAAATAACTTTAGCAAAAGCTGTAAAAGGCGTAGGTATAGGACTTCATAAAGGAGAACCTATAGAGATTATGCTTGAGCCCTTAGAAGCAAATAGTGGCATAGTTTTTTTTAGAAAAGATTTAAATATAAGCTACAAGGCAGAACCTAACAATGTGATTAATACACAAATGGCGACCGTGATAGGAGATAATAGGGGCTATGTTTCTACAATCGAGCATTTAATGAGTGCCATCAATGCGTATGGGATTGACAATATCCGCATCGTGCTTAATGCAAACGAAGCTCCTGTAATGGACGGAAGTAGCATTAGTTTTTGTATGATGCTTGATGAAGCAGGGATTAAAGAGCTTGATGCTCCTAAAAAAATCATAGTGATTAAAAAGGCTATTGAGGTAAAAGAGGGGCATAAATTTGTAAAGCTTATTCCAAGTAAAATCCCTAAAATTAATTATACCATTAAATTTGATAATGCGGTCATTGGTGAGCAAAATTATTGTTTTGAATTCAGCAAAAAAAACTATATAGAAGAGATTGCCCGTGCAAGAACTTTTGGATTTTTAAAAGATGTTAAAGCCTTAAGAGCTATGAATTTAGGGCTTGGAGGAAGTTTAGAAAATACCATAGTCATAGATGATAATCGCATTTTAAACCCTGAAGGCTTAAGATTTAAAGATGAATTTGTGCGTCATAAAATTTTAGATGCAATAGGAGATTTAACCCTACTTGGAAGCCGTGTTTTTGGGGATTATATTTCTTATGCAGGAAGTCATCATCTTAATCATTTGCTGACTAAGGCTTTGCTTGAAGATAAAGATGCTTATGAAGTTGTAACTCTTAGCAAAAATTATGAAAAAGCTTATGAAAAGGTCTTTGCATAA
- a CDS encoding M23 family metallopeptidase produces the protein MRKRTKFYGLILVLFVIIGFFVFKSNFFEKKHPQILSQDLIYNNLENPISLDIKDENSGIKNVKIILKKDSNDSGLILLDEKIKDKKDLTLQVKLPKSAYKEKIKSYILEVEVGDRSFWNFFGNKIQKQILVVVDKTSPKIDILSHSYQIEKGGAASVVFSSSDENLDEVYIQTNRNKIFKALPYVKEGYYAALIAWDARDEEFKAFVVAKDKAGNISKQAIKYALLNRKYRTSNINLSDQFLEGKIHDLAEQYAPKDNNLSLLGKFKFVNETLRSINEDLIHKITSEIKEDKLDNFNLKLFLPLKNGAKVADFADHRFYSYKGEFVSDSYHMGLDLASVARAPIINNNEGEVVFANENGIYGLNLILYHGFGIYSLYGHCSSKNVNEGETSHALSVIANTGTSGLALGDHLHFGVLVQGVETRPEQWQDRKWIENNIYKVLNEAKKKIGENK, from the coding sequence GTGAGAAAAAGAACAAAATTTTATGGATTGATTTTAGTTTTATTTGTTATCATCGGGTTTTTCGTGTTTAAAAGCAATTTTTTTGAAAAAAAACACCCTCAAATTTTATCTCAAGACTTGATTTATAATAATCTTGAAAATCCTATTTCGCTTGATATTAAAGATGAAAATAGTGGGATTAAAAATGTAAAAATCATTCTAAAAAAAGACAGCAACGATTCGGGCTTAATTTTACTTGATGAAAAAATTAAAGATAAAAAAGACCTCACTCTGCAGGTTAAGCTTCCAAAATCTGCCTATAAAGAAAAGATTAAATCTTATATTTTAGAAGTTGAAGTCGGTGATAGAAGTTTTTGGAATTTTTTTGGCAATAAAATTCAAAAACAAATCCTTGTTGTGGTTGATAAAACAAGTCCTAAAATCGATATTTTAAGCCATTCTTATCAGATTGAAAAGGGTGGGGCGGCTAGTGTGGTTTTTAGCAGTAGTGATGAAAATTTAGACGAAGTTTATATACAAACAAATCGCAATAAAATTTTTAAAGCCCTCCCTTATGTTAAAGAAGGGTATTATGCTGCTTTGATTGCTTGGGATGCAAGAGATGAGGAATTTAAAGCCTTTGTTGTTGCCAAAGATAAAGCTGGAAACATTTCAAAACAAGCAATAAAATATGCCCTTTTAAACCGCAAATACCGCACTTCAAACATTAATCTAAGCGATCAATTTTTAGAGGGAAAAATTCACGATTTAGCAGAGCAATACGCCCCAAAAGATAATAATTTAAGTCTTCTTGGCAAATTTAAATTCGTTAATGAAACTTTACGCTCTATCAATGAAGATTTAATCCATAAAATCACCTCCGAAATCAAAGAAGACAAGTTGGATAATTTTAATCTTAAACTTTTCTTGCCACTTAAGAATGGAGCTAAGGTAGCAGATTTTGCAGACCATAGATTTTATTCTTATAAAGGAGAATTTGTCAGCGATTCTTATCATATGGGCTTAGATTTAGCGAGTGTGGCACGAGCACCGATTATTAATAACAATGAAGGAGAAGTTGTTTTTGCAAATGAAAACGGAATTTATGGTTTAAATTTAATCCTTTATCATGGATTTGGAATTTATAGTCTTTATGGGCATTGTTCTTCGAAAAATGTTAATGAGGGTGAGACAAGTCATGCTTTAAGTGTGATTGCAAATACCGGAACAAGCGGTTTAGCCTTAGGGGATCATTTGCATTTTGGAGTTTTAGTTCAAGGTGTAGAAACAAGACCTGAACAATGGCAGGATAGAAAATGGATAGAAAATAATATTTATAAAGTTTTAAATGAAGCAAAGAAAAAGATAGGTGAAAACAAATGA
- a CDS encoding prephenate dehydrogenase → MKIAIIGLGLIGGSLGLCLKENKLISAVYGLDIDKQNEQDALNLGLIHELISFKNLKICDIIFIATPVDAIIKILQDLRKLPKNTTIIELGSTKRKIIESLPKELLKQTLFAHPMAGTENSGPKAAFKELYKDAVCILCDSEVADDLHQKRAVEIFSHLGMKIVFMDSFAHDHHTAIISHLPHVISFSLANFVMKEENKRNIVHLGGSSFKGMSRIAKSSPIMWGSIFEQNKDNVLKSIECFEKELDTCKKMIQENRFDELKKWMGKANKLREIL, encoded by the coding sequence ATGAAAATAGCAATTATAGGACTTGGGCTTATTGGCGGTTCTTTAGGGCTTTGTTTAAAGGAAAATAAACTCATCAGTGCTGTTTATGGACTTGATATTGACAAACAAAATGAGCAAGATGCACTGAATCTAGGACTTATACACGAATTAATTTCATTTAAAAATCTTAAAATTTGTGATATTATTTTTATTGCCACTCCTGTTGATGCCATTATAAAAATTTTACAGGATTTAAGAAAACTTCCTAAAAATACAACCATTATAGAGCTTGGAAGCACAAAAAGAAAGATTATAGAAAGCTTACCAAAAGAACTCCTTAAACAAACTCTTTTTGCTCATCCTATGGCAGGTACAGAAAATAGCGGTCCAAAAGCAGCTTTTAAAGAGCTTTACAAAGACGCTGTTTGCATACTTTGCGATAGTGAGGTTGCCGATGATTTGCATCAAAAAAGAGCGGTGGAAATTTTTTCTCATTTGGGAATGAAGATTGTTTTTATGGATAGTTTTGCACATGATCATCACACAGCCATCATCTCACATTTGCCCCATGTTATCAGTTTTTCTTTGGCGAATTTTGTGATGAAAGAAGAAAATAAACGCAATATCGTGCATTTAGGCGGCAGTTCTTTTAAAGGAATGAGTCGCATTGCAAAATCCTCTCCTATAATGTGGGGCAGTATTTTTGAACAAAATAAAGACAATGTCCTAAAATCAATAGAGTGCTTTGAAAAGGAGCTTGATACGTGCAAAAAAATGATACAAGAAAATCGTTTTGATGAACTTAAAAAATGGATGGGTAAAGCAAACAAACTCAGAGAAATTTTATAA
- a CDS encoding DUF448 domain-containing protein, whose protein sequence is MKKHQPVRMCIVCKNRFEKRLLNRFSMDANKLCVNVKLGRGIYLCQTCALKEEKILYKAFSKMCKKLKIIPQNLKELF, encoded by the coding sequence TTGAAAAAACATCAACCCGTTAGAATGTGTATTGTGTGTAAAAATCGTTTTGAAAAAAGGCTTTTAAATCGCTTTAGCATGGATGCAAATAAACTTTGTGTTAATGTGAAATTAGGACGTGGAATTTATTTGTGTCAAACTTGTGCTTTAAAAGAAGAAAAAATTTTATATAAAGCATTTTCTAAAATGTGTAAAAAACTAAAAATCATTCCGCAGAATTTAAAGGAGTTATTTTAA
- a CDS encoding adenylyltransferase/cytidyltransferase family protein: MKRCLAVGVFDLFHYGHLRLFKQIKQKEKNSKLIVAIQKDAFVFKYKPQIKLFYNENQRKEILNSIKEIDELIFYTEVNQIVKEVEFDIFCVGEDQIHKGFEEAILYCKSKNKKILRIKRTPHISSSDIREYLNHQKYNSNEIWG, encoded by the coding sequence ATGAAAAGATGTTTAGCTGTGGGAGTTTTTGACCTTTTTCATTACGGGCATTTGAGATTGTTTAAGCAAATCAAACAGAAAGAAAAAAATTCTAAGCTTATTGTAGCCATACAAAAGGACGCATTTGTTTTTAAATACAAACCTCAAATCAAGCTTTTTTATAATGAAAATCAACGCAAAGAAATTTTAAATTCTATAAAAGAGATTGATGAGTTAATCTTTTATACAGAAGTCAATCAAATCGTTAAAGAAGTGGAATTTGATATTTTTTGCGTGGGAGAAGACCAAATTCATAAGGGATTTGAGGAGGCTATTTTGTATTGTAAAAGTAAAAATAAAAAAATTTTAAGAATCAAAAGAACACCGCATATTAGCTCTAGTGATATTAGAGAATATTTAAATCATCAAAAATACAATTCTAATGAAATTTGGGGCTAA